In the Festucalex cinctus isolate MCC-2025b chromosome 10, RoL_Fcin_1.0, whole genome shotgun sequence genome, one interval contains:
- the tm6sf2b gene encoding transmembrane 6 superfamily member 2 isoform X2 has product METFVFLFSFTALGILYCMNAVPAFQEPYVILVIGIAVLVLVFIFYLLVTRDNPPKDALFFVFAEFSFTCVIDLTSALEYDGVISGFMEFYRKTGEPYLGTSYAIMMCYWDGIAHFIMYLIMIGKIMDRKGYRTLGLFWAGSLCANMSVFITGIVAGKYGAEIRPAFWLNFLFLVMPAWAAVTLFTRPKDRPLIGGYNAQHAQSMKLIWRPLDLMLVLLLLAAMAFTILRGLVALDSPLGACSFYVKHYEPYLRDPVGYPRVMMLHMFFYGLPLLAAFVYGLLKPGCTWMPDWTMFISGAMIQCQWAHIGGSLHPHSKAPFRIQSDVFWPVLAANLLYAATPLLVVLRVRSNPYFFLRVAPFPGQTGLPNSEEKDTKYKNK; this is encoded by the exons ATGGAGacgtttgtctttttgttttcctttaccGCCCTCGGCATTCTGTACTGCATGAACGCCGTTCCCGCGTTCCAAGA gccATACGTGATCCTGGTGATTGGCATTGCCGTACTGGTTCTGGTCTTCATCTTCTACCTCCTTGTCACTCGCGACAACCCACCCAAAGATGCCCTGTTCTTTG TTTTTGCGGAATTTTCCTTCACGTGCGTTATTGACCTGACCAGCGCCTTGGAATACGATGGTGTCATTTCCGGTTTTATGGAGTTCTATCGTAAGACA GGGGAGCCTTACCTGGGCACGTCTTACGCTATCATGATGTGTTACTGGGACGGAATAGCTCATTTTATCATGTACCTCATCATGATAGGCAAGATCATGGACAG AAAAGGGTACCGCACACTGGGCCTGTTCTGGGCCGGGTCCCTGTGTGCCAACATGAGCGTGTTCATCACCGGCATTGTGGCAG GGAAATACGGCGCCGAGATCCGTCCGGCCTTCTGGCTCAACTTCCTCTTCCTGGTGATGCCTGCGTGGGCAGCGGTCACACTGTTTACTAGGCCCAAGGACAGGCCGTTGATTGGTGGATATAAT GCTCAACATGCTCAGAGCATGAAGCTCATATGGCGTCCACTGGATCTGATGTTGGTGCTACTGTTGCTAGCCGCCATGGCTTTCACCATCCTCCGAGGCCTG GTGGCGCTGGACTCCCCACTCGGAGCATGTTCCTTCTACGTGAAGCACTATGAGCCCTACTTGCGGGATCCGGTGGGCTACCCACGGGTGATG ATGCTGCACATGTTCTTCTACGGACTACCGCTGCTGGCAGCGTTTGTTTACGGTCTCCTCAAGCCAGGCTGCACATGGATGCCTGACTGGACCATGTTCATTTCAGGAGCAATGATCCAG TGCCAGTGGGCTCACATTGGGGGGTCCCTCCACCCTCACAGCAAGGCCCCATTTCGCATCCAGAGCGATGTGTTCTGGCCCGTGCTGGCGGCCAATTTGCTCTACGCCGCCACGCCACTCCTGGTGGTTTTGCGTGTGCGCAGTAACCCTTATTTCTTTCTGAGGGTCGCCCCCTTCCCTG
- the tm6sf2b gene encoding transmembrane 6 superfamily member 2 isoform X1, which yields METFVFLFSFTALGILYCMNAVPAFQEPYVILVIGIAVLVLVFIFYLLVTRDNPPKDALFFVFAEFSFTCVIDLTSALEYDGVISGFMEFYRKTGEPYLGTSYAIMMCYWDGIAHFIMYLIMIGKIMDRKGYRTLGLFWAGSLCANMSVFITGIVAGKYGAEIRPAFWLNFLFLVMPAWAAVTLFTRPKDRPLIGGYNVSEVKRWWLRTVIRRDTVPLSSDPQAQHAQSMKLIWRPLDLMLVLLLLAAMAFTILRGLVALDSPLGACSFYVKHYEPYLRDPVGYPRVMMLHMFFYGLPLLAAFVYGLLKPGCTWMPDWTMFISGAMIQCQWAHIGGSLHPHSKAPFRIQSDVFWPVLAANLLYAATPLLVVLRVRSNPYFFLRVAPFPGQTGLPNSEEKDTKYKNK from the exons ATGGAGacgtttgtctttttgttttcctttaccGCCCTCGGCATTCTGTACTGCATGAACGCCGTTCCCGCGTTCCAAGA gccATACGTGATCCTGGTGATTGGCATTGCCGTACTGGTTCTGGTCTTCATCTTCTACCTCCTTGTCACTCGCGACAACCCACCCAAAGATGCCCTGTTCTTTG TTTTTGCGGAATTTTCCTTCACGTGCGTTATTGACCTGACCAGCGCCTTGGAATACGATGGTGTCATTTCCGGTTTTATGGAGTTCTATCGTAAGACA GGGGAGCCTTACCTGGGCACGTCTTACGCTATCATGATGTGTTACTGGGACGGAATAGCTCATTTTATCATGTACCTCATCATGATAGGCAAGATCATGGACAG AAAAGGGTACCGCACACTGGGCCTGTTCTGGGCCGGGTCCCTGTGTGCCAACATGAGCGTGTTCATCACCGGCATTGTGGCAG GGAAATACGGCGCCGAGATCCGTCCGGCCTTCTGGCTCAACTTCCTCTTCCTGGTGATGCCTGCGTGGGCAGCGGTCACACTGTTTACTAGGCCCAAGGACAGGCCGTTGATTGGTGGATATAATGTGAGCGAGGTGAAGCGATGGTGGCTGAGAACTGTCATCCGTCGTGATACTGTGCCGTTGTCATCTGACCCGCAGGCTCAACATGCTCAGAGCATGAAGCTCATATGGCGTCCACTGGATCTGATGTTGGTGCTACTGTTGCTAGCCGCCATGGCTTTCACCATCCTCCGAGGCCTG GTGGCGCTGGACTCCCCACTCGGAGCATGTTCCTTCTACGTGAAGCACTATGAGCCCTACTTGCGGGATCCGGTGGGCTACCCACGGGTGATG ATGCTGCACATGTTCTTCTACGGACTACCGCTGCTGGCAGCGTTTGTTTACGGTCTCCTCAAGCCAGGCTGCACATGGATGCCTGACTGGACCATGTTCATTTCAGGAGCAATGATCCAG TGCCAGTGGGCTCACATTGGGGGGTCCCTCCACCCTCACAGCAAGGCCCCATTTCGCATCCAGAGCGATGTGTTCTGGCCCGTGCTGGCGGCCAATTTGCTCTACGCCGCCACGCCACTCCTGGTGGTTTTGCGTGTGCGCAGTAACCCTTATTTCTTTCTGAGGGTCGCCCCCTTCCCTG
- the tm6sf2b gene encoding transmembrane 6 superfamily member 2 isoform X3, whose product MVSFPVLWSSIGEPYLGTSYAIMMCYWDGIAHFIMYLIMIGKIMDRKGYRTLGLFWAGSLCANMSVFITGIVAGKYGAEIRPAFWLNFLFLVMPAWAAVTLFTRPKDRPLIGGYNVSEVKRWWLRTVIRRDTVPLSSDPQAQHAQSMKLIWRPLDLMLVLLLLAAMAFTILRGLVALDSPLGACSFYVKHYEPYLRDPVGYPRVMMLHMFFYGLPLLAAFVYGLLKPGCTWMPDWTMFISGAMIQCQWAHIGGSLHPHSKAPFRIQSDVFWPVLAANLLYAATPLLVVLRVRSNPYFFLRVAPFPGQTGLPNSEEKDTKYKNK is encoded by the exons ATGGTGTCATTTCCGGTTTTATGGAGTTCTATC GGGGAGCCTTACCTGGGCACGTCTTACGCTATCATGATGTGTTACTGGGACGGAATAGCTCATTTTATCATGTACCTCATCATGATAGGCAAGATCATGGACAG AAAAGGGTACCGCACACTGGGCCTGTTCTGGGCCGGGTCCCTGTGTGCCAACATGAGCGTGTTCATCACCGGCATTGTGGCAG GGAAATACGGCGCCGAGATCCGTCCGGCCTTCTGGCTCAACTTCCTCTTCCTGGTGATGCCTGCGTGGGCAGCGGTCACACTGTTTACTAGGCCCAAGGACAGGCCGTTGATTGGTGGATATAATGTGAGCGAGGTGAAGCGATGGTGGCTGAGAACTGTCATCCGTCGTGATACTGTGCCGTTGTCATCTGACCCGCAGGCTCAACATGCTCAGAGCATGAAGCTCATATGGCGTCCACTGGATCTGATGTTGGTGCTACTGTTGCTAGCCGCCATGGCTTTCACCATCCTCCGAGGCCTG GTGGCGCTGGACTCCCCACTCGGAGCATGTTCCTTCTACGTGAAGCACTATGAGCCCTACTTGCGGGATCCGGTGGGCTACCCACGGGTGATG ATGCTGCACATGTTCTTCTACGGACTACCGCTGCTGGCAGCGTTTGTTTACGGTCTCCTCAAGCCAGGCTGCACATGGATGCCTGACTGGACCATGTTCATTTCAGGAGCAATGATCCAG TGCCAGTGGGCTCACATTGGGGGGTCCCTCCACCCTCACAGCAAGGCCCCATTTCGCATCCAGAGCGATGTGTTCTGGCCCGTGCTGGCGGCCAATTTGCTCTACGCCGCCACGCCACTCCTGGTGGTTTTGCGTGTGCGCAGTAACCCTTATTTCTTTCTGAGGGTCGCCCCCTTCCCTG